In a single window of the Burkholderia pyrrocinia genome:
- a CDS encoding M81 family metallopeptidase yields MKILIARMNHETNTFSPVPTPLAAFGRNGPDWGDDAYRANHGMRTAMAAFIDAAAREGAEIVTPVSAAANPSGPVAADAYAAICDAIVAAAPGCDAVMLDLHGAMVAEQSADGEGDLLARVRAALPDAPIAVALDLHANVTQKMIDHADVIVSFKTYPHVDMYETGEHAARVLLDRLHGRVRPVLAWRQPPLMTSTLLSASAEGAMRRAVEAARAAEADGMLAVSVLPGFSLADIPAPCISVVVVADGDRAAADAVAERIARQIWDARDAFVYRSAPLAESVAQAAALARDADRPVLMLDHGDNCMSGGPCDTMDLLEEALAHGLDGIVSGPLCDPEAVAALIDAGVGATVTVPVGNRLPSHGGVRREPFRATGVVRALTDGEYVITGPTYTGQRAYMGRTAVLDIGAATLVVTERTQEPWDLGVFESVGVDPRRARFLLLKSRMYCRPVFVPIAAALVECDSRGVTGSDYGLFRYERLARPVYPLDDVDRWERGASPAA; encoded by the coding sequence ATGAAAATCCTGATCGCCCGGATGAACCACGAGACCAACACGTTCTCGCCAGTGCCGACGCCGCTCGCCGCGTTCGGCCGCAACGGCCCCGACTGGGGCGACGACGCGTATCGCGCGAACCACGGGATGCGCACCGCGATGGCCGCGTTCATCGATGCGGCCGCGCGTGAAGGCGCTGAAATCGTGACGCCGGTGTCGGCGGCCGCGAACCCGAGCGGGCCCGTTGCGGCCGATGCGTATGCGGCGATCTGCGACGCGATCGTCGCGGCCGCGCCCGGCTGCGACGCGGTGATGCTCGACCTGCACGGCGCGATGGTCGCCGAGCAGAGCGCGGACGGCGAGGGCGACCTGCTCGCGCGCGTGCGCGCGGCGCTGCCCGACGCGCCGATCGCGGTCGCGCTCGACCTGCACGCGAACGTCACGCAGAAGATGATCGACCATGCGGATGTGATCGTCAGCTTCAAGACCTATCCGCACGTCGACATGTACGAGACCGGCGAGCACGCGGCGCGCGTGCTGCTCGACCGGCTTCACGGTCGTGTACGGCCGGTGCTCGCATGGCGGCAACCGCCGCTGATGACGTCGACGCTGCTCAGCGCGAGCGCCGAAGGCGCGATGCGGCGCGCGGTGGAGGCCGCGCGCGCGGCCGAGGCCGACGGGATGCTCGCGGTATCGGTGTTGCCCGGCTTTTCGCTCGCGGATATTCCCGCGCCGTGCATCAGCGTCGTCGTGGTCGCCGACGGCGACCGGGCCGCGGCCGATGCGGTGGCCGAACGCATCGCGCGGCAAATCTGGGATGCTCGCGACGCGTTCGTGTACCGCAGCGCGCCGCTCGCGGAATCGGTCGCGCAGGCCGCGGCGCTCGCGCGCGACGCGGACCGCCCGGTGCTGATGCTCGATCACGGCGACAACTGCATGTCGGGCGGCCCGTGCGACACGATGGACCTGCTCGAAGAAGCGCTCGCGCACGGGCTCGACGGGATCGTTAGCGGGCCGCTGTGCGATCCGGAGGCCGTCGCGGCGTTGATCGATGCGGGCGTCGGCGCAACCGTCACGGTGCCGGTCGGCAACCGGCTGCCGTCGCACGGCGGCGTGCGGCGCGAGCCATTCCGCGCGACGGGTGTCGTGCGTGCGCTCACCGACGGCGAATACGTGATCACGGGGCCGACGTACACGGGGCAACGCGCATACATGGGCCGCACGGCCGTGCTCGACATCGGCGCGGCGACGCTCGTCGTCACCGAGCGCACGCAGGAGCCGTGGGATCTCGGCGTGTTCGAGAGCGTCGGCGTCGATCCTCGGCGCGCGCGCTTCCTGCTGCTGAAATCGCGGATGTATTGCCGGCCGGTGTTCGTGCCGATCGCGGCCGCGCTGGTCGAATGCGACAGCCGTGGCGTGACGGGCTCGGATTACGGGCTGTTTCGCTACGAGCGGCTTGCGCGGCCCGTGTATCCGCTCGATGACGTCGATCGGTGGGAGCGGGGCGCGTCGCCGGCGGCCTGA
- a CDS encoding YncE family protein, translated as MHSNPFRLRSARLLAALTLATTAVAVHAADWIVSGNDGKYQRVVGRDTFPASPPADTLTLLDASTFPPKVALQVDVENGIQGPPQAVAITPDAKLALVGAPTRYDTAAKQLVFDTFLQVVNLDTAPPAITRIELGTHPQGIAIDRSGRIALVANVDGSVSILRIDGTQVTLDGNLKIGKKRLAGISFTHDGKHALVSLRDEQGVAVLNVDDGKVTDSGARLSTGVAPYTIDVSSDNHWAVVSNVGLAGLPGYTGTLAGDADTVALIDVSRVPFRTVQYLTVPSLPEGVAISPNGKWIAVQAMDGSNLTPDNPGRHKLGKVLLFEIRDGQAVKTSELPGGEAAQGIVFTADSRHVIVQFNVERQLALYAVEGGKLRDTGKRIALTGGPSSLRTLPR; from the coding sequence ATGCATTCGAATCCTTTCCGCCTGCGCAGCGCGCGCCTGCTCGCCGCGCTGACCCTCGCCACGACGGCCGTCGCCGTGCACGCCGCCGACTGGATCGTGTCCGGCAACGACGGCAAGTACCAGCGCGTCGTGGGCCGCGACACCTTTCCGGCTTCACCGCCAGCCGACACGCTGACGCTGCTCGACGCCAGCACGTTCCCGCCGAAGGTCGCACTGCAGGTCGACGTCGAGAACGGTATCCAGGGGCCGCCGCAGGCCGTCGCGATCACGCCCGACGCGAAGCTCGCGCTCGTCGGCGCACCGACGCGCTACGACACGGCCGCGAAGCAGCTCGTGTTCGACACGTTTCTGCAGGTCGTGAATCTCGACACCGCACCGCCCGCGATCACGCGCATCGAGCTCGGCACGCATCCGCAAGGGATCGCGATCGACCGCTCGGGCCGGATCGCACTTGTCGCGAACGTCGACGGCAGCGTGTCGATCCTGCGCATCGACGGCACGCAGGTGACGCTCGACGGCAACCTGAAGATCGGCAAGAAGCGGCTCGCAGGGATCAGCTTCACGCACGACGGCAAGCATGCGCTCGTGTCGCTGCGCGACGAGCAGGGCGTCGCGGTGCTGAACGTCGACGACGGCAAGGTGACCGACAGCGGCGCGCGCCTGAGCACGGGCGTCGCGCCTTACACGATCGACGTGTCGAGCGACAACCACTGGGCCGTCGTCAGCAACGTCGGGCTCGCGGGGCTGCCGGGCTATACGGGCACGCTTGCGGGCGACGCCGATACGGTCGCGCTGATCGACGTGTCGCGCGTGCCGTTCCGGACGGTCCAGTACCTGACGGTGCCGTCGCTGCCGGAAGGCGTCGCGATTTCGCCGAACGGGAAGTGGATCGCCGTGCAGGCGATGGACGGCTCGAACCTGACGCCCGACAATCCGGGCCGCCACAAGCTCGGCAAGGTGCTGCTGTTCGAGATCCGCGACGGGCAGGCCGTGAAGACCAGCGAGTTGCCCGGCGGCGAAGCCGCGCAGGGCATCGTGTTTACCGCGGACAGCCGGCACGTGATCGTGCAGTTCAACGTCGAACGACAGCTGGCGCTTTATGCGGTGGAAGGCGGCAAGCTGCGCGATACGGGCAAGCGTATTGCGCTGACCGGCGGGCCGTCTTCGTTGAGGACGTTGCCGCGCTGA